The nucleotide sequence TATGAAGCCGTCGACGCCCAGGGCGCTACCCGCAAGGGCGTGCTCAATGCCGATAGCCCCCGTTCCGCGCGCGCCGAGTTGCGCGTGCAAGGCCTGGTACCGCTGACCGTCGAGCCGATTGCCGCGCAGGTGGACGCCGCCGGCGTCACCAAGCGGCGCGGCTTCGGCGAGCGCCTGTCCAGCACCGAGCTGGCCCTGTTTACGCGCCAGCTGGCCAGCCTGCTGGAAGCGGGCCTGCCGCTGGAGCAAGCCTTTTCCGCCCTGCTGGAACAGGCCGAGCGGCCGTATCTGCGCGACCTGATCGCTTCCATCCGTTCGGAAGTGATAGGCGGCGCCGCGTTTTCCGACGTGCTGGCGCGCCATCCACGCGATTTTGCGGAAATTTATCGTGCGCTGGTGGCGTCGGGCGAGCAGATCGGCCATTTGTCGCGCGTGCTGTCGCGCCTGGCCGACTATATCGAGCGGCGCAATGCGCTGGTGCAGAAGGTCAAGCTGGCGTTTACCTATCCGGCCATCGTCACGGTGGTGGCGTTTTCCATCGTGATTTTCCTGCTCACCTACGTGGTGCCGCAGATCGTTTCCGTGTTCGCCAATACCAAGCAGAAGCTGCCCATGCTGACGGTGATCATGCTGGCGCTGTCGGACTTCGTGCGCCATTACGGCATCATCGTGGCGATTGCCCTCGTCGGCGCCTGGGTGGCCTGGCGCCGCGCGCTGCAGCAGCCTGCATTGAAACGGCGCTGGCATACCTGGCTGCTGACGGCGCCCCTGTACGGCAAGTTCGAGCGCAGCCTGAACACGGCGCGCTTCGCCAGCACGCTGGCCATCACCACGGGGTCCGGCGTGCCGATCCTGCGCGCGCTCGACACCAGCCGCGATACCTTGACCAATGTGGCGATGCAGGAACTGGTGGCCGAGGCCAGCGGCGCCGTGCGCGAGGGCGTCAGCCTGGCGCGCGCGCTGTCGGCGCAAAAGCATTTTCCGCCCATGCTGATCCACATGATACGCGCGGGCGAAATCACGGGCGAGCTGCCGGCCATGCTGGAACGCGCCGCCAGTGCGCAGGAGCAGGACCTGGAACGCCGCACCCTGACCATCGCCGGCTTGCTGGAGCCGGCGCTGATCCTGGCCATGGGCGTGGTGGTGCTGCTGATCGTGCTGGCCGTGCTGATGCCGATTATCGAGATTAATCAGCTGGTGCGTTAAGAGAAATATCAAGGAAACCATGAAGCGTTTGCCACAACTTGTAAGTTTGCTCGCCGTCGTGGCGCTGTCCGTGTCGCTGGCCTACTGGGCCATGCAGCTGTTCAAGGCACCGCAACGCCCCATCAATCCACCCCCCGTGCCGGTGGTGCAGGATGCCAGCGTGGAGGCGGGCGCTTCGCTGTTCGGCGGCCAGGTCAGCGTGGCCACGGCCAGCAACTACCAGCTCAAGGGCGTGGTCGCCGCCGGCAATGGCCGTGGCAGCGTGGCCATCATCTCGACCGATGGCAAGCCTTCTGTGGCACTGCCGGAAGGCGCCGAGGTGGTGCCAGGCGTGACGGTGCTGGAAGTGCATGCGCGCCATGTGCTGCTGCGCGATGGCGGCGTCAGCAAGCGTATCGACCTGGTGGCCGACGACAAGGCGCTGGCTTTGCCGGCGCAAGTGTCCGCCACCCCGGCGCCGGCGCCTGCGCCGACAACGAATTTGGTGCCGCCGCCGCTGCCGATGGAGCAGCAGCGTCCGGCAACCATAATGCCGGCGCCGCCGCAGGTGACCACCACCAGCACGCCGCCGTCGAATTGAGCTGATTTTCGGAACTACCCCATTACCATCATGCTGATGGCGCCGTGTCGCCATCGCGACAGGAGTCCTCATGTTTTCCATCCGTGCCGTCCTGGCAGCAGGCTGCGTGGCGGCGCTGTGCGCCTTGCCACAAGCTGGCGCCGCCGCTGATGTTCCCGCCGTCATTGCCCCTCCCCCTGTTTCCGCTTCTGCGCTGGCCGTTCCTGCACCCGTAGCGGCGCGTCCGCGCATCGCCCTTGTGCTGTCGGGTGGCGGTGCGCGCGGTCTCGCGCATATCGGCGTATTGAAAGTGCTGCAGGAGTTGCATGTGCCGATCGACATGGTGGTCGGCACCAGCATGGGTGGGGTGGTGGGCGGCGCCTATGCGGCGGGCGCGTCCGTGGCGGACCTGGAGAAGATGGCGCGCGAGACCAACTGGGCGCGCGTGGTGGCCGACCGGCCGCCGCGCGACGAGCTGGCTTTCCGCCGCCGCGAGGAAGATTTATTGCTGCCGTCGCGCATCGAATTTGGCGTGAGCCGCAATGGCATTTCCACGCCGCCGGCCGCGGCCAGCAATGCGGCGCTGGAGATGGCCTTGAACCGGCTGCTGCCGGCCGGCATGCGCGACCGTCCCGCCAGCCAGCTGCCGCTGCCTTTCCGCTCGGTGGCGTCGGACCTGGTCAATGGCGAGCTGGTGGAGCTGGTCGACACGCCGCTGTTCCTGTCGATGCGCGCCTCGCTGGCGGTGCCGGGCGTGTTTTCGCCCGTGCGCGTCAACAACCGGCTGGTGGTGGACGGGGGCCTGGTGCGCAACCTGCCCGTCGACATGGCGCGCGCCATGGGCGCCGACATCGTCATCGCCGTTAACGTGGGCACGCCGCTGGCGCCGGAAAAAGACCTGGGCAGCGCCATCGGCGTGGCGCAGCAAATGCTGCAGATTCTCACGGAGCAGAACGTGCAGCGCTCGCTCAAGGAGCTACGCCCGCAGGATATCCTGGTGGCGCCGGACCTGACGGGCGTCAGTTTCCTCGACTTTGAAAATTATGCGCGCGCCATGCGCGCCGGCGAGCAGGCGGCGCAAGCGCTGGCCGCGCGCCTGGCGCCCCTGGCCCTGCCGCCGGAGCAGTATGCGGCGCGCGAGCAGCTGCGCCTGGCCGCGCCGGCCCTGCTGGACGTGGCCTTGCCGCTGACCCGCCTGGTGGTGGAGAGCGAGGGCGATATCAACCCGCGCATCCTGCAAGCCCAATCGGGGCTGGAGGAAGGGCAGGCGGTCAGCCAGGAAGACGTGCTCAAGGCGGCCGGCAAGCTGTATGGCCGGGGCGACGTGGCGCGCGTGGAGACGGAAGTGGTCGATGCCGGTGAGCAGCGCGCGGTGACCATCAAGGCGGTCGAAGCGCCATGGGCCAGCAATCGCCTGCGCTTGGGCCTGGAGCTGTCCAGCGATTTCAGGGACAGCAATAGCTTTGCCCTGAAGCTGCTGCATGTGCGTTCGAACCTGAACAGCTGGGGCGGCGAGTTGCGCAGCATGGCGCAGATCGGCAATGCGCGCGGCTATGGCGTGCAGTTCTGGCAGCCGCTGGGTGCTGGCAACCCGTGGTACATCGCACCGCAGTTGCAATACACCTCGTCGGCGATGGATTTGTTCGACCAGGGCCGGCGCAGCGCGCGCCTGGCCTATAACGGCCAGACGGCGGCGCTGGTACTGGGACGCCAGTTCGGCAACTGGGGCGATTTGCAGTTTGGCGTCACGCGCAGGGAAGTCAAGGGCAAGCTGGCGATTCCGGCCGACCCCGCGCTGCCTGAGTTGCGCGCGCTGGGCAGCACACAGTTTGTGCAGTTCCGCGCCGATACGCTCGATTCGCCCGGCTTCCCCACGCGCGGCGTGCTGTTTGACGCCACCTGGACGCGCGATACGACCACGGGGTCGGGCGAAGCGGCCGTGGGTCAATCGTCCATCACGGGGTTGAAGGCTTTTAGCCGCGGCAACTGGGCTGGCCATGTGTATGGCGAATGGGCGCGCTCGCAGCGTGGCGAGGCACCGCTCAACCTCGGTGGTTTCCTGCGCCTGTCCGGCACGGAATTTCAATCGGTGAGCGGGCGCAGCATCGCCCTGGCGCGCTTCGTGATGGCGCGCCGCATCGGTTCCCTTCCCAGCACTCTGGGCGGCGCCGTGCGGGCCGGCTTTTCGCTGGAAATGGGCGGCGGTTTCGACCAGAACGCGCGCTGGAAGGCCAGCAAGTTCACGCAGGCGAGCAGCGCCTTCATCTCCGTCGATACGCGCTTCGGCCCCGTGTACGTCGCCTCGGGCGCGTCCAAGGGCGGCGAGAGCACCTTCTATCTGTTCCTGGGACCGGTCTGGTAAACGGCGCCCGGCGCGGCGGCCGAGCTGCGGCGCAAAGCCGTGAAGGCGGCAAATTCCCATGAACGGAAACCCAGCAGCAGGGTGAAACCGTCGCGCTCGGCGGGCGCCAGGCGCCGGTCGTTCTGGTGCAGCCGTGCCAGTTCCTCGGCCAGCTGGCGGATTTTCTGCACCAGCTCTTGCGCACTCGACAGCGACAGGCGCGCCGGGATGCACATCAGGGTTTCGCCGGCGCCGTCGAAATGCCCGCTGAAATAATCGGCCACCACATGTTCGCGGAAGTACTGCTGCACCGGGCCGTCGGCCAGCCAGTGGAAGGCGTTCGAGACGCGCAGGCTGTAGCGGTTCAGCGGTTTGAGTTCGATCAGGCCCAGCCGGTCCAGTTCGGCCAGGCAGCCGATGCACTCGGCCTGCGTCAGCGCATACGTTTCCACCACCTGCTCCAGGCTCCAGTGGCCCAGGCAGCAGATCGCCACCAGCAGCAGGCGCGGATGCGCCACCAGCGACTTTTCCTGCACCAGGGTGAGCGTGTCGGCATGCGGCGTGATGTCGGCCGCGCCGCGCAGTACGTCTTCCATGGCGATGCCGGAGGCCTTGCAGATCAGGGCCAGGCGCGACAGCGACATATCGTGCTGGCCAAACATGCGCTTGACGCTCGATTCGCTCATGGCGATGCGCTCGGCCAGCACTTTATACGTGATGCCGGCGGCGCGCAGTTGGGTGCGCAGCACGCGCAAAACCAGTTCAGGTGAACTCACGAGATATCCTTTTTTACAAGTTTGGTAGCGGATGACGGTACCGAATGTAGCCGTTAATGGAACTTTGCACAAGGTGATAGTACTTTTCGGCAAAAGAGATGACACTCCCGCTTGTGGCTCGCGCAGCGCGCTACAACCAGGCAATCCATCCACTTGTAGAGGTTATCCATGTTTCCATCTTTCCGTTTCCCCGCAGCGCTGCTGGCGTTGGCCGCCATCGCTCCCCTGCATGCCGCCGCAGCCGAGCCTGCACCAGGTCCTTTCTATGCGGGCGCCAGCTATGGCTTTCGCGCCAGTAGCGGCCTCGATTGCGTGCCTGGACAAGGCGACTGCGACAAAAGCAGCAAGCGCAATGGCAAGGCCTACCTGGGTTACAGTTTCGACGCGCTGCCGTTTCAGGGCGGCGTGGCCCTGCCTTCGGTTGAGCTGGTGGGGTATCTGGGTGGTGAAGTCAAATCCGGCTTCGACACGGGCGCAGGCAAGGTTGCCGGCCGCGGCAAGTTCACCGGCCTCGGCATGCAAGGCGTGCTCGCCTACCAGTTCGACGCCTTCAGCCTGAGCGGACGCGCCGGTGCTGCCTATACGCAGGGCAAGGTCGATTATCTGGGCGGCGGTTCGGACAAGAAGGACAAGATCGGCTTGATCTATGGCGTTGGCGCGGCGTATGCGCTGAACAAGAACTGGTCGCTGCACCTCGATTGGGACCGCGTGCCCGTCAAGTACAACAGCAAGCAAACGACCAAGGTTGACATGTTTTCGCTGGGCGCGTCCTACCGTTTCTGACGGTAGGTTGCCGGCAATGGTGGCCTGATGGCGGACGCCCCCAGAAACGGGGGTGTCCGCGGGCGGCCTATTTATCCGTTTCTACCTTCAGCAGCAATTTCGCCAGCAGGCGTTTTTCCTGCTGGCGCTGGCCAGACATGGTTTTCACGTGCGCGCCGGCGGCGCGCTGCAGGGCGGCTGTGGCGACGGGGTTGCGTGGTTTTTGCGAGGGTTCGACGCGGAACTGCATTTTCTGCCGCGTCGCCAAGGCCTTGTTTGCCATCGGTTTCCCTCCTTGATTACAGCACGTAGCGCGACAGGTCCTCGTTGACCGACAGCGCCTCCAGGCGTTCATTCACATACGCGGCATCGATCACCAGCACGTTTTCCGTCGTGCTGCTGCCTTCGCTGGCCGTAAACGACACTTCTTCCAGCAGTTTTTCCATCACCGTGTGCAGACGGCGCGCGCCGATGTTTTCCGTGCGCTCGTTGACCGAATAAGCGATCTCCGCCAGGCGCGTGATGCCTTCCGGCGCGAATTGCAGCGTCAGGTTTTCCGTCGCCAGCAAGGCTTCGTACTGCATCGTCAGGCAGGCGTCGGTGCTGGTCAAAATGCGTTCGAAGTCCGAAATCGACAGCGATTCCAGCTCCACGCGGATGGGGAAGCGCCCCTGCAGTTCGGGAATCAGGTCCGACGGTTTCGACAGGTGGAACGCGCCCGAGGCGATGAACAGGATGTGGTCCGTGCGTATCATGCCGTATTTGGTGTTGACGGTCGTGCCCTCGACCAGCGGCAGCAGGTCGCGCTGTACGCCAGCGCGCGAGACGTCAGCGCCGCCCGATTCCGAGCGCGAGGCGATCTTGTCGATTTCATCCAGGAAGACGATGCCGTTCTGCTCGACGTTCTGGATGGCCTTCTGTTTCAGCTCATCTTCGTTGACCAGCTTGGCCGCTTCTTCCTCGACCAGCAGTTTCAATGCTTCGCGGATCTTGACCTTGCGCGCCTTCTTGCGCTGCCCGCCCACGCCCGAGAACATGGACTTGATCTGCTCCGTCATTTCTTCCATGCCCGGCGGCGCCATGATTTCCATCTGCGGACCCGCCTCGGCCAGCTCGATCTCGATTTCCTTGTCATCGAGCTCGCCCTGGCGCAATCGCTTGCGGAAGGTCTGGCGCGTGCTGTCGCCGTTGCCGCTGTCCACGGCCGCAGGCGTATTCGGCGTGAAACCGAAGTCGCGCGCCGGCGGCACCAGGATGTCGATCACGCGGTCTTCTGCCGCATCTTCGGCGCGTGCGCGCACTTTCTTCATTTCCAGCGCGCGCGTCTGCTTGATGCCGATGTCGATCAGGTCGCGGATGATGGTGTCGACATCGCGGCCCACATAGCCCACTTCCGTAAACTTGGTCGCTTCGATCTTGATGAACGGCGCCTCGGCCAGCTTGGCCAGGCGGCGCGCGATCTCCGTCTTGCCGACGCCAGTGGGGCCGATCATGAGGATATTCTTGGGCGTGATTTCATGGCGCAGGGGCTCGGCCACCTGCTGGCGGCGCCAGCGGTTGCGCAGGGCGATGGCGACGGCGCGCTTGGCCTTGGCCTGGCCCACCACGTGCTTGTCGAGTTCGGTAACGATTTCCGACGGGGTCATGTTCATGATCATAGTTGGCTTTCTGTATTCTTTGCTCGGGGACGTTTAGTCCAGCGTCTCGATGATGTGCGACATATTCGTGTAAATGCACAGCTCGGCGGCGATGGTCAGCGATTTCTTGACCACTTCGGCCGGCGACAAGTCCGTGTTTTCCTGCAGCGCCTTGGCGGCGGACTGGGCGAAGGTGCCGCCCGAGCCGATGGCGCCGATGCCGTCTTCCGGTTCCAGCACGTCGCCATTGCCCGTGATGACCAGGGTCGACTCGCTGTCGGCCACCAGCAGCATCGCTTCCAGGCGGCGCAGCACGCGGTCGGTGCGCCAGTCCTTGGCCAGTTCGACGGAGGCGCGCAGCAAATTGCCCTGGTGCTTTTCCAGCTTGCCTTCAAAACGGTCGAGCAGGGTGAAGGCATCGGCGGTGCCGCCGGCAAAGCCGACCAGGACCTTGCCCTGATACAACTTACGCACTTTGCGGG is from Janthinobacterium sp. 61 and encodes:
- a CDS encoding patatin-like phospholipase family protein; protein product: MFSIRAVLAAGCVAALCALPQAGAAADVPAVIAPPPVSASALAVPAPVAARPRIALVLSGGGARGLAHIGVLKVLQELHVPIDMVVGTSMGGVVGGAYAAGASVADLEKMARETNWARVVADRPPRDELAFRRREEDLLLPSRIEFGVSRNGISTPPAAASNAALEMALNRLLPAGMRDRPASQLPLPFRSVASDLVNGELVELVDTPLFLSMRASLAVPGVFSPVRVNNRLVVDGGLVRNLPVDMARAMGADIVIAVNVGTPLAPEKDLGSAIGVAQQMLQILTEQNVQRSLKELRPQDILVAPDLTGVSFLDFENYARAMRAGEQAAQALAARLAPLALPPEQYAAREQLRLAAPALLDVALPLTRLVVESEGDINPRILQAQSGLEEGQAVSQEDVLKAAGKLYGRGDVARVETEVVDAGEQRAVTIKAVEAPWASNRLRLGLELSSDFRDSNSFALKLLHVRSNLNSWGGELRSMAQIGNARGYGVQFWQPLGAGNPWYIAPQLQYTSSAMDLFDQGRRSARLAYNGQTAALVLGRQFGNWGDLQFGVTRREVKGKLAIPADPALPELRALGSTQFVQFRADTLDSPGFPTRGVLFDATWTRDTTTGSGEAAVGQSSITGLKAFSRGNWAGHVYGEWARSQRGEAPLNLGGFLRLSGTEFQSVSGRSIALARFVMARRIGSLPSTLGGAVRAGFSLEMGGGFDQNARWKASKFTQASSAFISVDTRFGPVYVASGASKGGESTFYLFLGPVW
- a CDS encoding type II secretion system protein N, which gives rise to MKRLPQLVSLLAVVALSVSLAYWAMQLFKAPQRPINPPPVPVVQDASVEAGASLFGGQVSVATASNYQLKGVVAAGNGRGSVAIISTDGKPSVALPEGAEVVPGVTVLEVHARHVLLRDGGVSKRIDLVADDKALALPAQVSATPAPAPAPTTNLVPPPLPMEQQRPATIMPAPPQVTTTSTPPSN
- the hslV gene encoding ATP-dependent protease subunit HslV produces the protein MEQFHGTTILCVRRGKQVALGGDGQVTLGNIVMKGTARKVRKLYQGKVLVGFAGGTADAFTLLDRFEGKLEKHQGNLLRASVELAKDWRTDRVLRRLEAMLLVADSESTLVITGNGDVLEPEDGIGAIGSGGTFAQSAAKALQENTDLSPAEVVKKSLTIAAELCIYTNMSHIIETLD
- a CDS encoding outer membrane protein; its protein translation is MFPSFRFPAALLALAAIAPLHAAAAEPAPGPFYAGASYGFRASSGLDCVPGQGDCDKSSKRNGKAYLGYSFDALPFQGGVALPSVELVGYLGGEVKSGFDTGAGKVAGRGKFTGLGMQGVLAYQFDAFSLSGRAGAAYTQGKVDYLGGGSDKKDKIGLIYGVGAAYALNKNWSLHLDWDRVPVKYNSKQTTKVDMFSLGASYRF
- a CDS encoding helix-turn-helix transcriptional regulator, which encodes MSSPELVLRVLRTQLRAAGITYKVLAERIAMSESSVKRMFGQHDMSLSRLALICKASGIAMEDVLRGAADITPHADTLTLVQEKSLVAHPRLLLVAICCLGHWSLEQVVETYALTQAECIGCLAELDRLGLIELKPLNRYSLRVSNAFHWLADGPVQQYFREHVVADYFSGHFDGAGETLMCIPARLSLSSAQELVQKIRQLAEELARLHQNDRRLAPAERDGFTLLLGFRSWEFAAFTALRRSSAAAPGAVYQTGPRNR
- the hslU gene encoding ATP-dependent protease ATPase subunit HslU, translating into MNMTPSEIVTELDKHVVGQAKAKRAVAIALRNRWRRQQVAEPLRHEITPKNILMIGPTGVGKTEIARRLAKLAEAPFIKIEATKFTEVGYVGRDVDTIIRDLIDIGIKQTRALEMKKVRARAEDAAEDRVIDILVPPARDFGFTPNTPAAVDSGNGDSTRQTFRKRLRQGELDDKEIEIELAEAGPQMEIMAPPGMEEMTEQIKSMFSGVGGQRKKARKVKIREALKLLVEEEAAKLVNEDELKQKAIQNVEQNGIVFLDEIDKIASRSESGGADVSRAGVQRDLLPLVEGTTVNTKYGMIRTDHILFIASGAFHLSKPSDLIPELQGRFPIRVELESLSISDFERILTSTDACLTMQYEALLATENLTLQFAPEGITRLAEIAYSVNERTENIGARRLHTVMEKLLEEVSFTASEGSSTTENVLVIDAAYVNERLEALSVNEDLSRYVL
- the gspF gene encoding type II secretion system inner membrane protein GspF, which codes for MPAFRYEAVDAQGATRKGVLNADSPRSARAELRVQGLVPLTVEPIAAQVDAAGVTKRRGFGERLSSTELALFTRQLASLLEAGLPLEQAFSALLEQAERPYLRDLIASIRSEVIGGAAFSDVLARHPRDFAEIYRALVASGEQIGHLSRVLSRLADYIERRNALVQKVKLAFTYPAIVTVVAFSIVIFLLTYVVPQIVSVFANTKQKLPMLTVIMLALSDFVRHYGIIVAIALVGAWVAWRRALQQPALKRRWHTWLLTAPLYGKFERSLNTARFASTLAITTGSGVPILRALDTSRDTLTNVAMQELVAEASGAVREGVSLARALSAQKHFPPMLIHMIRAGEITGELPAMLERAASAQEQDLERRTLTIAGLLEPALILAMGVVVLLIVLAVLMPIIEINQLVR